In a genomic window of Sarcophilus harrisii chromosome 4, mSarHar1.11, whole genome shotgun sequence:
- the TAAR5 gene encoding trace amine-associated receptor 5: protein MGALQELGSEDQSVTLCYQVNGSCPRTLHPLGVQLIIYLACAIGMLITVLGNLLVVFSVSYFKALHTPTNFLLLSLALADMFLGLLVLPFSTVRSVESCWFFGDFLCRLHTYLDTLFCLTSIFHLCFISIDRHCAICDPLLYPTKFTVKVAFRYIVVGWGLPAAYTAFFLYSDVVEEGLSMLLEEMPCVGSCQLLFNKFWGWLNFPVFFFPCVIMISLYVKIFIVANRQAKQISSMSKGAGTSSGQTGASKRERKAAKTLGIAVSIYLLCWLPFTIDTLVDSLLNFITPPLVFDIFIWFAYFNSACNPLIYVFSYRWFRKAIKLVLSREVFSPRTPTIDLYQD, encoded by the coding sequence ATGGGAGCTCTCCAGGAACTTGGTTCTGAAGATCAATCTGTAACTTTATGCTATCAGGTGAACGGGTCTTGTCCTCGAACCCTGCATCCTTTGGGTGTCCAACTGATCATATACCTGGCCTGTGCCATAGGTATGTTAATTACTGTCCTGGGGAACCTGCTCGTGGTGTTTTCTGTGTCCTATTTTAAAGCTCTCCATACTCCTACCAATTTCTTGCTACTCTCCCTAGCACTGGCTGACATGTTCCTTGGGCTCCTAGTGCTTCCATTCAGTACAGTTCGATCGGTAGAAAGTTGCTGGTTCTTTGGGGACTTCCTCTGTAGGCTGCACACATACCTTGACACTCTCTTCTGCCTTACCTCCATTTTCCACTTGTGTTTCATTTCCATTGATCGTCATTGTGCTATCTGTGACCCCCTGCTTTATCCTACCAAGTTCACCGTCAAGGTGGCATTCAGATACATAGTGGTGGGCTGGGGGCTTCCTGCAGCATATACTGCCTTCTTCCTCTACAGTGATGTGGTAGAGGAAGGACTGAGCATGTTATTGGAAGAGATGCCTTGTGTGGGTAGCTGTCAGCTTCTGTTCAATAAATTCTGGGGCTGGTTGAACTTCCCTGTGTTCTTCTTTCCCTGTGTCATTATGATTAGTCTGTATGTGAAGATCTTCATTGTGGCCAACAGGCAGGCCAAGCAGATCAGCAGCATGAGCAAGGGTGCAGGTACCTCTTCAGGTCAGACTGGAGCCtctaagagagagaggaaagcagCAAAGACTCTGGGGATAGCAGTGAGCATTTACCTCCTGTGTTGGCTGCCATTTACCATTGATACATTGGTCGACAGCCTTCTCAACTTTATCACCCCACCACTAGTCTTTGACATTTTCATCTGGTTTGCTTATTTCAACTCAGCATGCAATCCTTTAATCTATGTTTTTTCCTATAGGTGGTTCAGGAAAGCTATAAAACTTGTTCTGAGTCGGGAGGTCTTTTCCCCTAGAACTCCTACAATAGATTTGTACCAAGATTGA